A region from the Lycium barbarum isolate Lr01 chromosome 8, ASM1917538v2, whole genome shotgun sequence genome encodes:
- the LOC132607178 gene encoding F-box/LRR-repeat protein At1g67190-like: MGLLPFPKKAMEHLPVEVIGNILSRLGAARDVVIASSTCRKWREAWRNHLHTLTFNSNDWPLYHELTRSRLEIIVTQTIFQTNGLQCLSIMMDDVDEFSAAPVIAWLMYTRETLRELHYNVRTTPNINILEICGRQRLEVLALAHNTITGVEPSYQKFPCLRSLSLSYVSVSALDLSIFLTACPKVEVLSLISLDIVISDPHASMELSTNSLKDIYVEAISLDKIILEADSLEKLQLKDCTLELFELVSKGKLRLLKIDDVSVIHLDIGDSAENLEIVDVSNFTIMWSKFHHMIAKSSKLRRLRLWTVVFDDDDEVVDIETISSCFPQLSHLSLSYELREAAIQYGLQGSFQLENVVVLELGWTVISDLFSEWAAGLLQRCPNLRKLVIHGVVSETKTHEECETLAKFTSFIVRLMRKYSKIDVQFEYD; encoded by the exons ATGGGATTGTTACCTTTCCCCAAAAAG GCTATGGAGCACCTTCCTGTTGAGGTGATTGGCAACATATTGTCCCGTCTAGGAGCTGCACGAGATGTTGTCATTGCATCTTCTACTTGCCGTAAATGGCGAGAAGCTTGGAGAAATCATCTTCACACGCTCACGTTTAATTCGAATGACTGGCCTCTTTATCATGAGCTCACAAGGAGCAGACTAGAGATAATTGTAACCCAAACAATTTTCCAGACTAATGGACTTCAGTGTCTTTCGATTATGATGGATGATGTGGACGAGTTCTCTGCTGCTCCGGTGATCGCTTGGCTAATGTATACGAGAGAAACCTTGCGTGAGTTACACTATAATGTTAGGACTACCCCTAACATTAATATACTCGAGATATGTGGTCGACAGAGACTCGAAGTGTTGGCTCTGGCACATAATACGATTACCGGTGTAGAACCTAGTTACCAAAAATTTCCTTGTTTGAGGTCTCTTTCACTTAGCTATGTCAGTGTATCAGCTTTGGACCTCAGTATTTTTCTCACAGCTTGCCCGAAAGTTGAGGTCTTGAGCCTTATAAGTCTGGATATTGTTATATCTGATCCACATGCCTCAATGGAGCTGAGTACTAACTCTTTGAAAGATATCTATGTTGAAGCCATTAGTTTGGATAAAATCATTTTGGAGGCTGATAGTCTTGAGAAGTTGCAGTTAAAAGATTGTACGCTCGAGCTCTTTGAGCTTGTCAGTAAAGGGAAGTTAAGACTCCTTAAGATCGATGATGTTAGTGTTATCCATCTTGATATTGGTGACAGTGCTGAGAATCTTGAGATTGTGGATGTCAGCAATTTCACGATCATGTGGTCCAAGTTCCATCATATGATAGCAAAATCATCAAAACTGAGAAGACTAAGGCTATGGACGGTTGTGTTTGATGACGACGATGAGGTTGTTGATATCGAGACGATTTCCTCTTGCTTTCCTCAATTAAGTCATCTCTCCTTGAGCTATGAACTAAGAGAGGCAGCGATTCAGTATGGATTGCAG GGTTCTTTTCAATTGGAAAATGTGGTTGTATTGGAGCTTGGTTGGACCGTGATTAGTGACCTTTTCTCAGAATGGGCAGCAGGGCTATTGCAAAGATGCCCTAATCTGAGAAAGTTGGTAATTCATGGAGTTGTTTCAGAAACCAAAACACATGAAGAATGTGAGACATTAGCCAAATTCACATCCTTTATTGTAAGGCTAATGAGGAAGTATTCGAAGATAGATGTTCAGTTTGAATATGACTAG